GCCATCAGCGCGACCACCAGCATTCCGCCGGGCGCCGCCAGCAGGGCCAGGCCGGCGCACGCGAGCGCGACGACGAGCGTGGGCAGGTCGGGAGCGACCCGGAAAGCGTCGATCGTGAGCACCACGAAGAGCGCCGTGAGTGCGAAGCCCAGCCCCTCGGCGTCGAGCCCCAGCTTGGCCCCGAGCAGCGCCCCGGTCGTGGAGCCGGTGAGCCAGTACATGTGGCAGAGGATCTGGGTGGCCAGCACCCGGGTGCCGGTCATGCCGTGCTGCGGCTTGGTGGCCAGCAGCGCGTACGCCTCGTCGGTGAGCATGTGGACGCCCCACAGCCGCCCGACGGCGGAGCGAATCTTCAGCAGCGGGAAGCTCAGGCCGTAGAAGACGTGCCGGAAGTTGACGAAGAACGTGGTGGCGGCGACCTGTGCCAGGCCCACACCGCCGGTGACGAGCCCGATCGCGAGGAACTCCATCGACCCGGCGTAGATGAGGACCGAGAATACCGGCGCCCACCACCAAGCCAGCCCGCTCGTGACGAGCAGGACGCCGAATGCGGCCCCCAGGGGGAGGTACCCCATGCCGACCGCGACCGTGTCCCTGGCAGCCTTCGCGACCTCGCAGCGGCGGTAGGCGCGCAGGCTCGTCGGGTCGGCGGGGATGGACACAGGGTCAGGTTAGGCACCCCGACCCGGGACCCGCTCCCAGGTCCGGCTCGCGGGAGCCCCGCCACCGCCAGAACAACCCCGTTGCCGGCGTCGAGTCCGCGGTGAGAACAGCCTCCCCCGCCTCGGGTGGGAACAACGGTGAGGAAACGACCGCCTGGGCCAGTCGTTTCCTCACCGTTGTGGGCTCGGTGGGCCCACCTCCGCCGTCGAGCGCCGCTCAGCGCTGCATGCCGCGGCTGATCTTGTCCATCACGGTGGAGTCCGCGAGCGTGGTGACGTCCCCGGCCTCGCGGCCCTCGGCGATGTCCCGCAGGAGGCGGCGCATGATCTTGCCCGATCGGGTCTTGGGCAGCTCGGCGACCACGAGGATCGAGCGGGGCTTGGCGATCGGACCGATCTCCTTGGCCACGTGCGCGCGCAGCTCGGCCACGATGTCCTCACCGATCTGCGCGACCCGCTGCTGCTCGTCG
This window of the Georgenia yuyongxinii genome carries:
- a CDS encoding AzlC family ABC transporter permease; this encodes MGYLPLGAAFGVLLVTSGLAWWWAPVFSVLIYAGSMEFLAIGLVTGGVGLAQVAATTFFVNFRHVFYGLSFPLLKIRSAVGRLWGVHMLTDEAYALLATKPQHGMTGTRVLATQILCHMYWLTGSTTGALLGAKLGLDAEGLGFALTALFVVLTIDAFRVAPDLPTLVVALACAGLALLAAPGGMLVVALMAFVVVLGARFAVGARKDGAQGTDEHGNDAKRTNAEQTASQQTGTPAAARREAPDA